From Williamwhitmania sp., one genomic window encodes:
- a CDS encoding OmpA family protein encodes MRILSIGFIAFACWSAFSTYVYVCKIKGLCNEQQTTTVVAVSQNDSIAALPDTAKQALLPQDLVVHFAFDNSEFDANEEANSYFDESTTYMKQNSTAKLSIVGYADAVGTEEYNQALGYRRAQTMQRYFEGKGMSADRISIESKGEKEPIADNNTILGRANNRRAAVTLKK; translated from the coding sequence ATGAGGATTCTATCAATTGGATTTATTGCATTTGCCTGCTGGTCAGCGTTCTCAACGTATGTCTATGTGTGCAAGATAAAGGGGCTTTGCAATGAGCAGCAAACAACCACTGTTGTGGCGGTGAGCCAGAACGATAGCATTGCAGCCCTACCTGATACTGCCAAGCAAGCATTACTACCGCAAGATTTGGTAGTCCACTTTGCTTTTGATAATTCTGAATTTGACGCGAACGAAGAGGCGAACAGCTACTTCGACGAATCAACTACCTATATGAAACAAAATTCGACGGCGAAGCTTAGCATAGTGGGCTATGCCGATGCCGTTGGAACCGAAGAGTATAACCAGGCTTTGGGTTATCGACGAGCCCAAACCATGCAACGATATTTCGAAGGCAAGGGCATGTCGGCCGACAGAATCAGCATTGAATCGAAGGGCGAAAAAGAACCTATCGCCGATAATAATACCATTTTAGGTAGAGCCAATAACAGGAGAGCTGCAGTAACCCTTAAAAAATAA
- a CDS encoding ice-binding family protein — MRIGKIIPAVAILLVVFTASCKKDDNNRDSSMLTVSATDPLSNETSVARNKVIAVTFSEAMDPLTVNTMSFTLKQGSTEVGGSVAYAGLVATFTPSATLLAETEYTATITTEATSLTGNTLVSDKVWNFTTAGSAVGIAAVNLGGAGNYVILAKTTITNNSTSALTGDLGLSPAATSYVTGLALSNATGYATSAQVTGHIYAADMADPTPITLTTAVNNMITAYNDAAGRTLPDFVELGTGIIGGYTLAPGLYKWTNTVTIPTDVTISGSATDVWIFQIAGDLTMSSAVNITLSGGAMAKNIFWQVGGQVTLGTTSHFEGIILSMTSITFQTGASMSGRALAQTAVVLDGNTITEPAQ; from the coding sequence ATGAGGATAGGAAAAATAATTCCAGCCGTTGCAATACTGTTGGTAGTATTTACGGCGAGCTGTAAAAAGGATGATAATAATAGAGATTCTTCTATGCTTACTGTATCGGCAACCGACCCCTTAAGCAACGAAACAAGCGTTGCTCGTAACAAAGTTATTGCTGTGACCTTCAGCGAAGCCATGGATCCATTAACGGTTAACACAATGTCGTTTACCCTAAAACAAGGGTCGACTGAAGTTGGTGGATCTGTTGCATATGCTGGTTTAGTTGCAACCTTTACGCCATCGGCAACGCTGCTTGCAGAAACTGAATATACTGCAACAATTACTACTGAGGCAACAAGTCTTACCGGGAATACTCTTGTAAGTGATAAAGTGTGGAACTTTACAACTGCAGGTAGTGCAGTGGGTATTGCTGCGGTAAATCTAGGGGGTGCCGGCAATTACGTTATTTTGGCTAAAACAACAATTACCAATAACTCAACTTCTGCCCTTACGGGGGATTTGGGTCTTAGCCCTGCTGCCACCTCTTATGTTACGGGATTAGCGTTATCCAATGCAACCGGCTATGCCACTTCGGCACAGGTTACTGGACATATTTACGCTGCCGACATGGCCGATCCTACTCCGATAACCCTTACTACTGCTGTAAACAACATGATTACTGCCTACAACGATGCGGCAGGCCGTACATTGCCCGATTTCGTAGAGTTGGGAACTGGGATTATAGGTGGTTATACGCTTGCTCCAGGCCTCTACAAGTGGACGAACACCGTTACAATACCCACTGATGTTACCATTTCTGGTAGTGCAACCGATGTTTGGATATTCCAAATTGCGGGTGATCTTACCATGAGTTCGGCCGTGAATATTACTTTAAGCGGTGGTGCTATGGCTAAGAACATCTTCTGGCAGGTTGGAGGCCAAGTTACGTTAGGTACAACCTCGCATTTTGAAGGTATAATACTTTCGATGACGAGCATTACCTTTCAAACTGGTGCCTCAATGAGTGGGAGAGCGCTGGCGCAAACCGCCGTTGTGCTCGATGGTAACACTATCACTGAGCCTGCTCAATAG
- a CDS encoding ATP-dependent 6-phosphofructokinase, which produces MTHDDFKVKTLGPGEFKSKLSPSSPTSELSFGFVKNDDRVLFNTKLSSYKLGKEERETPISFEMAGPHKYLYFNPADTKVAIVTCGGLCPGVNNVIQSVVNQLYYRYHVKNIVGIRYGYEGFIAKYDHEVVDLSPQSLDKIHFFGGTVLGTSRGEQDVVQIVDKLSAMKADILFCIGGDGTLRGAHAIHQEILHRNLPISVAGIPKTIDNDISFIDKSFGFETAFTIANDIIRFAHNEAIGAYNGIAIVKLMGRNSGFIAAHATLSVHEVNLVLIPEMAFDMDGPNGFLNVLRRRLENRHHALIVVAEGAGQHFFDSTTLEKDASGNIRNKDIGLYLKDKIKEEFEAKEFPFVLKYIDPSYIIRSAPANANDSKFCGLLAQNAVHAAMAGKTDFVVGHWNGHFTLLPIPISVSKRKEIDVEGELWWNVIETTGQPGSMKN; this is translated from the coding sequence ATGACTCACGACGATTTTAAAGTTAAAACGCTAGGTCCCGGAGAATTTAAATCGAAGCTGTCGCCATCTTCTCCAACCAGTGAATTGTCGTTTGGCTTTGTTAAAAACGACGATAGGGTGCTATTCAATACAAAGCTCAGCAGCTATAAGCTGGGTAAGGAAGAAAGGGAAACCCCCATTTCGTTTGAAATGGCGGGGCCGCACAAATATCTTTATTTTAATCCTGCCGATACAAAGGTTGCCATAGTTACGTGTGGTGGATTATGCCCTGGGGTAAACAATGTTATTCAAAGTGTTGTAAACCAGCTCTACTACCGGTATCACGTAAAAAATATTGTGGGCATTCGTTATGGTTATGAAGGCTTTATTGCCAAGTATGACCATGAGGTGGTTGATCTTTCGCCACAGAGCTTGGATAAAATTCATTTTTTTGGTGGGACAGTTCTTGGAACGTCTCGAGGGGAGCAGGATGTAGTCCAGATTGTGGATAAGTTAAGCGCAATGAAGGCAGACATCCTATTTTGCATTGGTGGCGATGGTACCCTACGCGGGGCACATGCCATACACCAGGAGATACTACACAGGAACCTTCCCATTTCTGTTGCAGGAATTCCCAAGACCATCGACAACGATATCAGCTTTATCGATAAATCGTTTGGATTCGAAACGGCATTTACAATTGCCAACGATATTATTCGCTTTGCGCATAACGAGGCTATTGGAGCATATAACGGAATTGCGATAGTAAAGCTCATGGGCCGCAATTCTGGATTTATTGCTGCTCATGCGACCCTTTCTGTGCATGAGGTTAACCTTGTCCTCATTCCTGAGATGGCATTCGATATGGATGGACCCAATGGCTTTTTGAATGTATTACGGCGCCGGCTCGAGAATCGTCATCATGCCCTAATCGTGGTGGCCGAAGGTGCGGGGCAACACTTTTTCGATAGCACCACCTTGGAAAAGGATGCCTCGGGAAATATTCGGAATAAGGATATTGGATTGTATTTGAAAGACAAAATAAAGGAAGAATTCGAAGCGAAAGAATTTCCCTTTGTCCTCAAGTATATCGACCCAAGCTACATTATTCGCAGTGCACCAGCCAACGCCAACGACAGCAAATTTTGTGGGCTTCTTGCGCAAAATGCTGTTCATGCAGCAATGGCCGGTAAAACCGATTTTGTAGTAGGGCATTGGAATGGCCATTTTACTCTTCTCCCAATTCCAATTTCCGTTTCCAAACGCAAGGAGATAGATGTAGAGGGTGAATTGTGGTGGAATGTTATCGAAACCACAGGACAGCCTGGAAGCATGAAAAATTAA
- a CDS encoding universal stress protein yields the protein METTNRKKVLIALDFDPTAQKVAEVGFSLGKAMDAEITLLHVILEPINYTSTGHVTVMGFAGYPQTEMGMLQTDGESALKKVAQQYLDKSKQHLGDRNILTVVKEGDFGDSILKTAEELHANVIVLGSHSRKWMENVLMGSVTEKILQHTSIPLFIVPTKKR from the coding sequence ATGGAAACAACAAATAGAAAAAAGGTGCTGATTGCACTCGATTTTGATCCAACGGCACAAAAGGTTGCGGAGGTTGGCTTTTCACTTGGGAAGGCCATGGATGCTGAGATTACACTTCTTCATGTAATACTGGAACCTATAAATTACACTTCCACTGGACATGTTACAGTGATGGGTTTTGCCGGTTACCCCCAAACGGAAATGGGTATGTTGCAAACCGATGGTGAAAGTGCCCTTAAAAAAGTTGCTCAGCAATATCTCGATAAATCGAAACAGCACTTAGGCGACAGGAACATTCTGACCGTAGTAAAGGAGGGTGACTTTGGGGATTCAATTCTGAAGACGGCAGAGGAGCTGCATGCCAATGTAATTGTATTGGGCTCGCATAGCCGCAAATGGATGGAAAACGTATTAATGGGTAGCGTTACGGAGAAAATTTTGCAGCATACCTCCATACCGCTATTCATAGTGCCAACAAAAAAGAGATAG
- a CDS encoding DUF883 C-terminal domain-containing protein, with amino-acid sequence MSAKRLTRSNKTLVYVLIVVVIVLIVLLFGGAGWLNGMHGRMSMDYAHWNWTQILISLGVGFVLGWFVSKRV; translated from the coding sequence ATGAGTGCAAAGAGATTAACAAGGTCAAACAAAACATTGGTTTACGTCCTCATTGTGGTCGTTATTGTATTAATAGTGCTGCTTTTTGGTGGTGCTGGATGGTTAAATGGGATGCACGGACGCATGTCGATGGACTATGCCCATTGGAACTGGACTCAGATTCTAATTAGTCTTGGCGTTGGGTTCGTGCTGGGATGGTTCGTTTCAAAGAGGGTGTAA
- a CDS encoding SPFH domain-containing protein encodes MSYLYIIILVFLLFLWGIKIVRPTQRGLIERLGKYNKFANPGFHWIIPIIDKLFLVNVTEQMVDATPQEIITNDNLNASVDAQVYFRVKSDEESVKGSIYNVNNYKWQIVNLARTTLRNIIGTLTLKSANSERGKINADLYKTLHMETMGWGIEIVRTELKEIDPPRDVQETMNKVVKAENEKIAAIDSATAAETVADGIKRAKIKEAEGYKQSKILHAEGEAEAIKLVNEAADKYFVGNAQLLRKLEAMENSLQNNAKIVIPTGTELVNIIGEMAGIVPIDRKQK; translated from the coding sequence ATGTCCTATCTGTATATTATCATTTTAGTTTTTCTGCTATTCCTTTGGGGAATAAAAATTGTAAGGCCAACACAGCGAGGCCTAATTGAGAGGCTTGGGAAATACAATAAGTTTGCGAATCCCGGTTTCCATTGGATTATTCCCATAATCGACAAGCTGTTTCTTGTAAACGTTACCGAGCAGATGGTTGATGCTACTCCACAGGAGATAATCACCAACGACAACCTTAACGCCAGCGTAGATGCCCAGGTTTACTTCAGGGTAAAATCGGACGAGGAGAGCGTAAAAGGCTCGATCTACAACGTGAACAATTATAAGTGGCAGATTGTAAACCTTGCCCGCACAACTCTCCGAAATATAATAGGAACTCTTACGCTTAAGTCGGCCAACAGCGAGCGTGGAAAAATTAATGCTGATCTCTACAAAACCCTTCATATGGAAACCATGGGCTGGGGTATTGAGATTGTGCGCACCGAGCTTAAGGAGATTGACCCACCAAGGGACGTTCAGGAAACCATGAATAAGGTGGTTAAGGCCGAGAACGAAAAGATTGCGGCCATCGATTCGGCCACCGCTGCCGAGACTGTTGCCGATGGTATTAAGCGTGCCAAAATCAAGGAGGCAGAAGGATACAAGCAGTCGAAAATATTGCACGCTGAGGGAGAGGCCGAAGCCATTAAGTTGGTAAACGAAGCTGCCGACAAGTATTTTGTTGGGAATGCACAGCTTTTACGGAAGCTCGAGGCAATGGAGAATTCGCTCCAGAATAATGCCAAAATAGTAATTCCAACTGGTACCGAATTAGTCAACATAATTGGGGAAATGGCTGGTATTGTTCCCATTGACAGAAAACAAAAATAG
- a CDS encoding lmo0937 family membrane protein, translating into MGSLLYVVAVILVILWAVGYLGYHAGGIIHILLVIALIAVLLRLISGRRIL; encoded by the coding sequence ATGGGAAGTCTTTTGTATGTAGTTGCAGTAATTCTAGTCATCCTTTGGGCAGTGGGTTACCTAGGTTACCATGCTGGAGGTATTATTCACATTCTGCTGGTTATTGCCCTTATCGCAGTGTTATTAAGACTAATTTCAGGGAGAAGGATTCTCTAA